In Nitrobacteraceae bacterium AZCC 1564, the following proteins share a genomic window:
- a CDS encoding hypothetical protein (product_source=Hypo-rule applied; superfamily=103473,53335; transmembrane_helix_parts=Inside_1_18,TMhelix_19_41,Outside_42_55,TMhelix_56_78,Inside_79_84,TMhelix_85_107,Outside_108_116,TMhelix_117_139,Inside_140_158,TMhelix_159_181,Outside_182_190,TMhelix_191_213,Inside_214_240,TMhelix_241_259,Outside_260_262,TMhelix_263_285,Inside_286_296,TMhelix_297_314,Outside_315_318,TMhelix_319_341,Inside_342_353,TMhelix_354_376,Outside_377_404,TMhelix_405_424,Inside_425_436,TMhelix_437_454,Outside_455_758) — MTSIPSESASRSSGPRHTFVLVIYTVAIFTSALLLFSVQPLFTKMVLPRLGGSPAVWSVAMVFFQSLLLGGYAYAHYLMTIKNRIVPVVVHLALLAVAMLTLPLSIASGWGEPPASGYAFWLLGLFAVSIGLPFFALAANNPMLQAWFVRTGHPDGPDPYFLYASSNIGSFLALLSYPVLLEPMLTLHTQNLIWTCGYGLLIALIAACGFLLVRSPEIKLEAAGTSDRDAPAPSWATRLRWIFLASVPSGLLIAVTAHISTDVAAAPLLWVLPLSLYLLTWVLVFQSRPLLPHKWMLMLQPVAIAGVMVLLAVGGEQNLLLTLGGHQLCFFIIAMACHGELARTRPAASYLTGFYVALSFGGMVGGLFAGLIAPYTFSWIAEYPILLTLAALCRPAETSSRRGSFAIWLVSIGVALIYVWFAYQQGTITEYLETNRVGIVAAIAVMAVLLAWPLKVDRWKLAALVALGLVLIRVYPADEGRVETVRSFFGVHKIVVTPNGQYHVLMHGTTIHGAEKFQEDDGTPVKGRPEPISYYHKDGGIGRAIDAIRERKGGPIRVAVIGLGTGTLACQSAPGEKWTFFEIDQTMVDTARDPKYFTYISSCEPDMKPVIGDARLTFAKEKDGTYDLIIVDAYSSDAIPIHLATEEAMAIYKSKLAPHGAVLMHVSNRHLELASVVVGIAEENDLKSWVYNEDSGRDNEYIFTTEVVVSARDEADVGKLASDDKWTLTEATEGQRVWTDDYSNVLGAVWRRLKNGDE, encoded by the coding sequence ATGACGTCGATTCCATCCGAGTCTGCGAGCCGGTCTTCTGGCCCGAGACATACGTTTGTTTTGGTGATTTACACCGTCGCTATTTTTACCAGCGCACTGCTTCTGTTTTCGGTGCAACCCCTCTTCACGAAAATGGTCTTGCCGCGGCTTGGCGGGTCGCCCGCTGTGTGGTCGGTTGCGATGGTGTTTTTTCAGTCGCTGCTGCTCGGCGGCTACGCTTATGCCCACTATCTGATGACGATCAAAAACCGGATTGTTCCGGTAGTCGTTCATCTTGCGCTGCTCGCGGTCGCGATGTTGACCCTTCCACTGTCGATCGCAAGCGGGTGGGGTGAGCCGCCCGCAAGCGGCTACGCATTCTGGCTGCTCGGATTATTCGCGGTATCGATCGGCTTGCCATTCTTTGCGCTCGCGGCCAACAACCCGATGCTGCAGGCCTGGTTTGTCCGGACCGGCCACCCGGACGGGCCCGATCCCTATTTCCTTTATGCGTCGTCGAATATCGGCAGCTTCCTCGCGCTGCTGTCCTATCCAGTTCTCCTGGAGCCGATGCTGACTCTGCACACGCAGAACCTGATATGGACCTGCGGCTATGGACTGCTGATCGCGTTGATCGCTGCGTGCGGCTTCCTCCTTGTGCGTTCGCCGGAAATAAAGCTAGAAGCCGCTGGCACAAGTGACCGTGATGCGCCTGCGCCATCCTGGGCGACGCGCTTGCGCTGGATATTCCTCGCATCCGTGCCATCTGGTCTACTGATCGCGGTCACCGCGCATATTTCAACTGATGTCGCCGCAGCGCCGCTACTGTGGGTTCTTCCGCTGTCGCTTTACCTTCTGACATGGGTGCTGGTGTTTCAGTCGCGTCCGCTGTTGCCGCACAAGTGGATGCTCATGTTACAGCCGGTGGCCATCGCCGGCGTTATGGTGCTGCTGGCGGTCGGTGGCGAGCAGAACCTGCTGCTGACCCTTGGCGGTCATCAGTTGTGCTTCTTCATCATCGCGATGGCCTGTCACGGCGAGCTTGCACGCACACGTCCGGCAGCGAGCTACCTCACTGGATTTTATGTCGCACTCTCATTTGGTGGCATGGTCGGTGGCTTGTTCGCGGGCCTGATCGCACCTTACACATTCTCCTGGATCGCGGAGTATCCGATCCTGTTGACGCTCGCGGCACTGTGCCGTCCTGCAGAGACTTCCAGTCGGCGAGGAAGTTTCGCGATATGGCTTGTGTCAATCGGCGTAGCGCTGATCTATGTCTGGTTCGCCTACCAGCAAGGCACAATCACGGAATACTTGGAAACCAACAGAGTTGGGATTGTTGCTGCTATTGCGGTCATGGCCGTGCTCCTTGCCTGGCCTTTGAAAGTTGATCGTTGGAAGTTGGCCGCGCTGGTTGCTCTGGGGTTAGTCTTGATCCGTGTTTACCCCGCGGACGAAGGACGGGTCGAAACGGTGCGCAGTTTCTTCGGCGTCCACAAGATCGTGGTGACGCCGAATGGCCAGTATCACGTGCTAATGCACGGGACGACCATTCACGGCGCGGAGAAATTCCAGGAGGATGATGGCACCCCTGTTAAGGGAAGGCCGGAGCCGATCAGCTACTATCACAAGGATGGCGGCATCGGCCGGGCGATCGACGCGATCCGGGAGCGCAAGGGCGGGCCGATCCGCGTTGCTGTCATTGGGTTGGGTACCGGCACACTGGCCTGTCAATCGGCGCCGGGTGAGAAATGGACCTTTTTCGAGATTGACCAGACGATGGTCGATACCGCGCGTGACCCGAAGTATTTCACCTACATCAGTTCATGCGAGCCGGACATGAAACCGGTGATTGGCGATGCGCGGCTTACCTTCGCCAAGGAGAAAGATGGTACCTACGACCTCATCATTGTCGATGCGTACTCATCGGATGCGATCCCGATTCATCTCGCGACCGAAGAGGCGATGGCTATCTACAAATCGAAGCTGGCGCCGCATGGTGCAGTGTTGATGCACGTGTCGAACCGGCATCTGGAGCTGGCAAGCGTTGTTGTCGGCATCGCCGAAGAGAACGATCTGAAAAGCTGGGTCTACAACGAGGATTCCGGGCGCGACAACGAGTATATCTTCACGACCGAAGTTGTTGTCTCCGCGCGTGATGAAGCCGATGTGGGCAAGCTTGCGTCCGACGACAAATGGACACTGACTGAAGCCACTGAAGGTCAGCGGGTTTGGACCGACGATTATTCCAACGTGCTCGGCGCGGTCTGGCGGCGTTTGAAGAACGGCGACGAATAG